The sequence ACGATACCGCAGAGCAGCTGAAGCAGGACGAACAGGACAACCGCGCCGCTGCCGAGCGCATTGCCGGCGACCCGGCCGATCAGGTGGCCCGCCTGCTGGCCGGACTGGCCGAGCAGGTGCGGTCCTTTGGCCCTGGCCCCGCTGCCGAACGCCAAAAGGCCCAGGCCCGCATCGCTGAGATTCGCCGCACCCTGTCTGCTGCTGCCCAGGCGCTGGCAGCGGCGAACAGTGCCGCTGCTGCTGCCCAGGCCACCCTCAGCTCGGCCCAGGCCAGTGCCGCCGCCCGCCGCAGCGAAGCCCAGGAGGCTGCACAGGCACTGGCGGAAGCCCTCCAGTCCTCGGGTCTCGGTGCCGAGGAGGCCAAAGCCGCCGCCCTTCCCGAAAGCGAAATCGCGGCGCTCGAACAGGCCGCCCAGAGCTGGCAAGCGGGCCTGGACAGCCTCAGTACCCAGGAAAACAGCCTCAGCAAAGAGCTGGACGCGGCACTGGCCGGCGCCGAATACGACCCGCAGGCGCTGGCGGGGCTGAATGCCCGTCTGCACACGCTGGACGCCCAGATTGCCGCTGGCCGCAGCGAGGCGGGCCGCCTGGAAGCCGAGGAGAAGAGCGCCGCCGCACGCCTGGCCCGCAAGCAGGAGATTGAAGCGCAGACCGCCGGCCTGAGCATGCGGATGGACACCTGGAAGACCCTGGCGAACAGCCTGAAGGCCAACGAGTTCCAGCAATTCCTGCTGGCCGAAGTGGAGGCCAACCTGCTGACCGGAGCCGGGCACATCCTGTTTGAAATCAGCGACGGTCGCTACCGCCTGACGCTGGAGGGGGGCGACTACGCCGTGCAGGACCTCTGGAACGCCGGAGAGACACGCGGCGTCAAGACCCTATCGGGCGGCGAAACCTTCTTGGCCTCGCTCAGCCTTGCCATCGCCCTGAGCGATTACTTGGCCGGCAACCGGATTCTGGGCGCCCTGTTTTTGGATGAAGGCTTCGGCACGCTGGACCCGCAGGCACTGGAAGCGGTGGCTGGAGCGCTGGAAAACCTACGCACGCAGGGCCGCATGGTGGGCGTGGTCACGCACGTGGAAAGCCTCAGCGAGCGCCTGCCCACGCAGCTGCTGGTCAGCAAGAGCATCGCCGGCAGCACGGTGATGCGGCTGGAGAGCTGATGAATGTCCTGTCTTTTCTGCAGGCGCAAGGGTGTTTCCGTGAGGGACACACCGCCTTCAAGAACGGCCTGCATTCAGGGGGTTGGTTGGAAAAAGGCGAAATTGTCCGCAGGCCTTACCTGCTTCAACAGTTGGCACGGCAGCAGGCACAGCAGATTGCTCAACACTGGCCCGAGACCACCTTGATTGTTGGCGCGCCCGCTTGCGGGGCAGTGCTGGCCTCGTTTGTGGGGTTAGAACTGGGACTTCCAGTCGCTTTTACGGTCACTGGTCAGGACATAGGCTGGCACCGAATGCACTGCCCTCAAGCCGGTCAACGCGCCGTCTATGTAGACGACCTGATTTGCACTGGCCGCGATGCGCGGCGCGTGCTGGCCTTTTTGCGTCGTGAGAAGCATGTCGCCTTAGGGGTGAGCGCCTGGCTTAGCCGCACACCGCTGGCAGGCGAAACCCTGCTCACACTCACCAGCGCTCCGTTTGAAAACTACCCGGCAGACCACTGCCCACTGTGCCAGCAGGGTCAGCCGCTGGTCTTTGAAGAAGTGCGGGAGTAGTCGGCGGGCCCCTGTAAGCGCAGGGGCCACGACCACCGCTCAGCCCCCAGACACTTTCACCTGCACGAACCCGGCCCCACTCCCCTCATACTCGAAGCTGTCGCTGAGGCCCAGGCGCGGAAAGCTGGGCCAGGGCGTATCCAGCAGGTTGAGTGCCGAAATGGCGGCCGCCCGCAGCAGCACGTTTGCCCCAGCGAACGCGTCGTAATCGGCTGCCAGCGCCTCGCCGTCCGGGTAGCGGTCAGCCAGCAGGCGCACCGCTTCCAGCAACCGGGCGTAGTCGGCGGCGGTGTCAGCCACCATCTCCGGGGTCAGCGGTTCCAGCTCCGTATGCCGGCCCCGGTGTGCCTGAGCTGCGTCAGCCTGCTTTAGCCAGGCGCGTAGCTCGGCTACGGCTTCGGCGGGGGTCTGGCTGCCGGGGGAGGGTCGGGAGGTCATTCGGTCGGATACCCCGCCGGCACCCCCGCCGCAATCTCCGGGTGAATCCCGAAATCCTCGGCAATCAGCCGCGCGGTCATCTTGGCCGACATCATCACGCTGGGCGTGCCGCCGCCGGGCTGGGCGCTGGCCCCGACCATGTACAGGCCTGCGACATCCTCACTGCGGTTGTGCGGGCGGAAATAGGCGCTCTGAATCAGCTTCGGCTCGGGGCCGAAAGCGTTGCCCACGAAGCTGTCCAGCGTCTGGTCGAAGTAGTCGGGCGTAATCCATTCCAGGTGAGTCAGCCGCTCGGCCAGGTGAGGAATGTAGCCGCGCTCCTCCAGGAATTCCATTACCCGCTTGACCAGCTCTGGACCTTCGTTTTCCCAGTTCAGCGCCGCGCCGCGCCCGGACTTGTTGGGCACCGGAATCAGCGTATAGGCCGCGTGGTGCCCGGCGGGGGCCAGGCTGGGGTCGGTCAGCGTGGGAATGTGCAGGTACTGGCTGAAATCCTCGCCCAGCACACCGCCGCTGAAAATCTCGCCCAGCAGCTCCTCGTAGCGCGGCCC is a genomic window of Deinococcus proteolyticus MRP containing:
- a CDS encoding orotate phosphoribosyltransferase: MNVLSFLQAQGCFREGHTAFKNGLHSGGWLEKGEIVRRPYLLQQLARQQAQQIAQHWPETTLIVGAPACGAVLASFVGLELGLPVAFTVTGQDIGWHRMHCPQAGQRAVYVDDLICTGRDARRVLAFLRREKHVALGVSAWLSRTPLAGETLLTLTSAPFENYPADHCPLCQQGQPLVFEEVRE